One genomic region from Sphingobacterium sp. UGAL515B_05 encodes:
- a CDS encoding outer membrane beta-barrel family protein → MIGKLIYLQLATMLFACRTAYGETGCSLQDTTTIKPIRLNEVHVSGRLNPLKIAPGRLTYQVAKGSAGSSGSALELLRRMPGVSILANGKISLNGQAGIQLLVDGKTNFMDGENLINFLASMPAASLDVVELITQPDATMDANGDARFINLKRINRTTPGLSVSLSTNAEQGKYSRTFQNIAVAANTAKLAMSHTYSYGEGTELIDVNSTRYISKEGDRGGNALRLDMDAVRKRNYRNHYYNGTLDYAPNDHVKMGTYVLINNHERTKQEAVHSNFLNGSSQVDSSIATGNVLGHTFRNFSTGAHLTVLFGAGSKWENYLDRQQFNQSETQDQLLDKFGADGSVTALQQKLRGETGGKVTITTVQSKYMLDIRPNMTASFGGKLTQVNMRTNSFYQQTHDNSWQERADLTNTFGHAEQLKALFMQTRFSPSDLFQIDVGLRFEAAAFKSRTVHDKDTDFTMLRSYKNLFPNLTATYAMDAEQKLSLNYHRRVNRPNFKDLSPFVEVNDPYLYEKGNAALKPEFVHTMELTWLFKNSYSLQLRYNLRQNAISKSYNLDEQRRTVVMPMNLEHASNVGVRFNAATISPLKKWNIQLNGNLNYTSFEWRTATDVHRNRRLVPSLQVQNTVSLPFKLSLELNGFWNGATAEGQATMASLWSMNTAVRKTILQDKLTLYIYANDLFRTNRPKIIFSSDAMEGKYRELYDSRAIGINLSYRLHRGMKGNLKSDRANDRLEENSRINY, encoded by the coding sequence ATGATCGGAAAATTAATCTATCTACAGTTGGCCACAATGCTGTTTGCTTGCCGTACCGCTTATGGGGAGACAGGCTGTTCGTTGCAGGATACCACCACCATTAAACCGATACGCTTGAATGAGGTACACGTGTCTGGACGTTTAAATCCCCTTAAAATTGCTCCCGGCAGGCTGACTTATCAGGTCGCTAAAGGCAGCGCCGGTTCTTCGGGTAGCGCCCTGGAGCTGCTGCGCAGAATGCCTGGTGTGAGCATTTTAGCAAATGGTAAGATCAGTTTAAACGGGCAAGCGGGCATTCAACTGCTGGTCGACGGCAAAACAAATTTTATGGATGGCGAAAATCTGATCAATTTTTTGGCCTCCATGCCAGCCGCATCGCTCGATGTTGTCGAACTTATTACGCAACCAGATGCTACAATGGATGCCAATGGTGATGCCCGCTTTATCAATCTGAAACGGATCAACAGGACCACCCCGGGCCTCAGTGTTTCTTTATCGACCAATGCCGAACAAGGAAAGTACAGCAGAACCTTCCAAAATATCGCCGTAGCCGCCAATACCGCTAAGTTGGCAATGTCGCATACCTATTCTTATGGAGAAGGGACGGAATTAATTGATGTTAATTCGACCAGGTATATCAGCAAGGAGGGGGATAGGGGGGGCAATGCATTGCGATTGGATATGGACGCCGTTAGAAAGCGAAATTATCGCAATCATTATTACAACGGCACGCTCGATTATGCACCAAATGATCACGTGAAAATGGGGACTTATGTATTAATCAACAATCATGAGCGGACCAAACAGGAAGCTGTGCATTCTAATTTCTTGAACGGCTCTTCACAGGTGGACTCCAGCATAGCAACAGGAAATGTGTTGGGGCATACCTTTAGGAACTTTAGTACCGGAGCTCATTTGACGGTTCTGTTTGGCGCTGGCTCCAAATGGGAAAATTATCTTGATCGGCAACAGTTTAACCAATCCGAAACCCAAGATCAACTGCTGGACAAATTTGGTGCTGATGGTTCAGTAACGGCCTTGCAGCAAAAACTCCGCGGTGAGACGGGAGGAAAGGTTACTATTACGACCGTGCAATCGAAATATATGCTCGACATCCGTCCAAATATGACGGCCTCTTTTGGTGGAAAATTGACGCAGGTTAATATGCGCACCAATTCATTTTATCAGCAAACTCATGACAACAGCTGGCAGGAGCGCGCCGACCTGACCAATACATTCGGTCATGCGGAGCAGCTGAAAGCGCTATTTATGCAGACGCGGTTTAGCCCTTCAGACCTCTTCCAAATCGATGTGGGACTACGATTTGAGGCTGCTGCATTTAAGAGCAGGACCGTCCATGATAAGGATACAGATTTTACCATGCTGAGATCCTATAAAAATTTGTTTCCGAACCTGACCGCGACCTATGCAATGGATGCTGAACAAAAGCTTTCTCTCAATTACCACAGGCGGGTCAATCGTCCCAATTTCAAAGACCTGAGTCCTTTTGTGGAGGTCAACGACCCCTATTTGTACGAGAAGGGAAACGCAGCATTGAAGCCCGAGTTTGTCCATACGATGGAACTGACCTGGTTGTTCAAAAACAGCTATTCGTTGCAGCTGCGCTATAACCTGCGCCAAAATGCGATCAGCAAGAGCTACAACCTGGACGAGCAAAGGCGGACTGTCGTTATGCCGATGAATCTGGAGCACGCATCCAATGTAGGGGTGCGGTTTAATGCAGCGACTATTTCCCCCCTGAAAAAGTGGAACATACAGCTGAACGGGAACCTAAACTATACCTCTTTTGAATGGCGGACGGCAACTGATGTGCATCGCAACAGGCGGCTGGTACCTTCTTTGCAGGTACAAAATACGGTAAGTCTGCCTTTTAAACTCAGTCTCGAGCTCAATGGCTTCTGGAATGGGGCTACTGCCGAGGGGCAGGCTACCATGGCTTCCCTCTGGTCTATGAATACTGCCGTACGCAAAACCATCTTGCAAGATAAATTAACTTTGTATATTTATGCCAATGACCTTTTCAGGACCAACAGGCCTAAAATAATTTTTAGCAGTGATGCTATGGAAGGGAAGTACAGGGAGTTGTACGATAGTAGAGCTATTGGGATCAACCTTTCCTACCGATTACATCGCGGAATGAAAGGTAACCTAAAAAGCGATCGTGCCAATGACCGATTGGAAGAAAATAGCCGGATTAATTACTGA
- a CDS encoding sensor histidine kinase gives MRANIAKLSGNPIHYLGPALWGIASFNILRVVTDITKKDEFWSGGIRIHSVGLLISVVFCYVITLLWRRRLARIFAAKPTIKPNVAVEYIVAVVQIMGILNPTVFVSERLGWIYMGDGYIDYILVNAIYVPLFLLYYMFLRNERSDRNMADNRIYVEQIKADKLNTELQLLKSQYHPHFLFNALNTVYFQIDESNTLAKKSVEQLSELLRYQIYTVDEKVSMEQELAYLKSYIAFQQQRLTARLTVRTDIDGDWADISIFPLLFQPLIENAFKYVRGQYEIVICLRRRPTNICFSISNSLSGAAAVEAAIPRAEVAESGAGLTNLKKRLALRYPQRHTLNTHADTTHFFAELILDL, from the coding sequence ATGAGAGCGAACATAGCAAAATTAAGCGGAAACCCCATACACTATCTAGGTCCGGCACTCTGGGGAATCGCTTCTTTCAACATTCTTCGTGTCGTGACAGATATAACCAAGAAAGATGAATTTTGGTCTGGCGGAATTAGGATCCATTCGGTTGGACTGCTTATCTCTGTGGTTTTTTGTTACGTCATAACACTGCTTTGGCGTCGGAGACTGGCGAGGATCTTTGCTGCAAAGCCCACCATCAAACCAAATGTCGCAGTAGAGTATATCGTTGCTGTTGTACAAATCATGGGGATATTGAATCCAACGGTCTTCGTGTCCGAACGCCTGGGCTGGATCTATATGGGGGATGGTTATATTGATTACATCTTGGTTAATGCGATTTATGTTCCCTTGTTTCTGCTTTACTACATGTTTTTGCGGAACGAGCGCAGCGACAGAAATATGGCCGACAATCGCATCTATGTGGAACAGATCAAAGCGGACAAGCTAAATACCGAATTGCAGTTATTGAAAAGTCAGTACCACCCACATTTTCTCTTTAATGCGCTTAATACGGTCTATTTTCAAATTGATGAATCCAATACATTGGCAAAAAAAAGTGTCGAACAGCTTTCGGAACTGTTACGTTATCAGATTTATACGGTGGATGAAAAGGTATCGATGGAGCAGGAACTTGCATATTTAAAATCTTATATTGCGTTTCAGCAGCAGCGGTTGACAGCAAGATTGACCGTGCGCACAGACATTGACGGGGATTGGGCAGACATCAGCATCTTTCCTTTGCTTTTTCAGCCTTTAATAGAAAATGCTTTTAAATATGTGCGCGGGCAGTACGAGATTGTCATCTGTCTCAGGCGTCGTCCTACTAACATATGCTTCAGCATTTCCAATAGCCTATCCGGGGCCGCGGCAGTTGAGGCGGCAATTCCCCGGGCTGAGGTAGCGGAGTCGGGGGCGGGACTTACCAATCTGAAAAAGAGATTGGCATTGCGCTATCCGCAGCGGCATACCTTGAATACGCATGCCGATACAACGCATTTTTTTGCTGAGTTAATA